The stretch of DNA TGTCTAGTATAAAACATAAGAGACCTTTTAGAGTTACTTTACTGTGTTTCTCAGAAAGCTCAGTGAGACATAAAATGTCAAactaaagcaacaaaaaaaaaaaaacatttttttaagtcagcaaatcaaaactgacctttactttttactttcttacatttacatttattaatttaccagaagcttttatctaaagcgacttacaaatgaggagaaTAGAAGCAATCGAAATCAgctaaagagcaatgatatgaaAGTGCTTTAACAAGTCTCTGTTAGCTTAACGTAGTACACATAGCACTTTCTTAAGGCTTGGTTTTGGACTTATTGTGAAGGATTCACTGGTGCATgtttttccaaagaaaaaaagtttgtctTCTTTTTGAAGACAAGATTCGCTTACTCCCCAaaaaagtgcattacaatagtccaaacGGGAGGAGATAAATGCATGAATCACTTTCTCAAGGTCAGCAACAGACAAAAAGGATTTTGCAATAGTCCTCAACTCTTTGAGGCACATTGGTTGTCCATGTACCTAAAACACAATTTATGTTACGGTCAATCTTATTTGGCCCAAAAATGGTAACTTCACATTTACTCGCATTTAGCTGTAGACGATTTTGCTCTAACCAGCCCTTCACCTCCTCAAAACATAATAACAACGATGAATGAGAAGTTGGTCCTTCAGATCCTCCaaataaatctgaatatcatcagcataaagatTATAAGACATACTACGTTTTTTTAAGGCCTAAAAGCAGCAAAAATATTGAAAACTAAATAGGCTCCAAAATGGAGCCCTGGGGAACTCCACAATCAATAGAAATTAAAGAGGAAGAAAATTCCCTGACCCTCATTGAAAAGGATCTACCTCTCAGGCCCACAACATGCTCTAAACATTTAATAAAGATATCATGATCTATTAGCTCAAAACCTGCACTAAGGTCGAGCATAATAAAGCTCCTCGACTACCAGAGTCTGCAGTGAGTAACAAATGATTTGAAACTCGCAGTAAAGCTGATTCAGTGCTATGTCCTGCCATGAAATCAGACTGAAGCATCTTGAACATCATTATTAGCCAAAAAAGAGCTCAGCTGAGATAAAAACCACTTTTTCCAATATTTTTGAAATACAAGACCAGATTGGCCAGTAATTTGTTAAAACAAAAGGGTCCAGAGCAGGCTTCTTGAGAAGGGGCTGAATGACTGCTTGCTTAAGAAATGATGGAAAAATACCTGTAGAAAGGCTACAGTTCACAATAGATGTAATACTTGGCTCAATAAAATCAGCTGTCACACCAAGCAAGGTCAGAACTTCCCAACTGGTAGATGGACGTTTCAACTGTGCAGTACTATTACTAAAATCGGTAGATGAAACCAGATCAAGTTCATCAAATGTGTTGATATTAATAGCATTGTCTGTTACCTTTCCATCAAGCTCACAAAACCTGGAcccaatgtttttagtttttccaGAGAaaaaccatgacttaggtgcccttgagcaaggcatcgaacccccaactgctccccgggtgccacagcataaatggctgcccactgctccgggtgtgtgttcacagtgtgtgtgtgtgttcactgctctgcgtgtgtgcactttggatgggttaaatgcagagcacgaattctgagtatgggtcaccatacttggctgaatgtcacgtcactttaatcAAGGATATGCATTTAATCATACTTTTATGCTTTTACTCCTGCTGCTCCACAGTGAAagtctaatttttttatttattttttgatgaaataacAGTTGCAGTTTGGACATACTGACATTGACCCACTATACTTTTTATCAGGCTAAGAAAACATCCTGTAGCTTTACAACCTTCCTTCATGTTCTAATGATGAGTAACACCTCACCTCACTGGAACTCCagattctgaaaaaacaggtttCACAGCTGACTGACGCAAGACAGCAGTGGCCACTGATATGTCTTTAAAATTGGCTGAACCAGTGTTGTTctgattttattcttttattagaGTACAGTTTTCCTCTCTTTCTGGTTCAGCATTACAAACAGACTCACTGTTCTGTCCATTGTCAACAATGAGAGCACACCTGCACCTTACACAAACAGAAGCAGGTGTCTGCATGGATACTCTCTACATAACCAAGAGCTGAGTCACTCTATCAACAAGCCATCAGACTGTAACAGATGGAGAACCAAGTGAAGAGGAAGTTCTGGAACCCTGAATAAATGCTCATTCATTATAGATAATGTGATATTATAACATCACATTAAAAGAAGAGATACACAGATTGAGGTCATGATAAAATGCCATGGAAACTTGAGAGAGATTTCGAaaagactgatttatttattttttattttttttctatcacaaaacactttaaaataaatctgaatgaaaatgaaatacattattataatgtattactCTAATACAGAGAAAACATATGctgcaaatgaataaaaaagctaatatttaagtattttcaaATTTTTTGGGGGATTAGGACATCTTTACAATATCCTTCTTAATAATCCATTCGCAAGGTATAAGTTGTACACTATTTCTGAAAGTTTAAGGTCaattaagaaaatgaaaagaaagaaatgaatgtctttatttaaaaaaggatgcattaaaatggattaaaagtgacaggaaatatataacacaagatttcaaataaatgatgttcctTGTAGCCtaatctattaaataaataaattaataataattattattattatttccactaaaatattaagcagcacaacttttttccaCACTGATAATAAATGCTACTTGACCACCAAGACTGGAGTAAAGTaggctgctgaaaatccagctttgccatcattggaataaaataattacattaaaatggAAGGGTAAATTCACGAAATCGGAGCCTTTTGTGTCCCTAAGAAATAAtcaaaatagaattaaaatatcaaataaatttgcaatttaaaaacataacaatacgatatatttttttcatcaataTTACATCAAAAAAGtcagttttaaatttaaaagtttaaagtttttaaattttattttaaataatttaaatagcatttattCTGATAAGGTTAAGGTTTTAGCTgttgaaaaatataaattacGTTATTGTATCCCCTGATTTCATGTCAGCCCTGTTACCTTCATTAACAACCCATGCAAAATAATGCAATATTCAAGTGACCCTCTGGGAGGTTCCAATATATCATCTCTCAACCAGGATTGaaacacttaaaaacacatgcatgatCATCAAATTTGATCAGCCCTGTTACTTTACAGAATAACAGGTTGCATAGTAACGCATAGTAATGCATGTGCCTGTAACAGGGTTGAAAAAATAAGTGTAGAGAAGATGAAAATGTAGTAGCATGCGTTAAATCTTTGCAAATTGATTGTGATATTTAGGGGTGCTCTAGCACCAGTGCTATTGGGCTCATTTGATTTAGTGTTTTTTGCATTGGTTTGGTATCCACATTGGCAGTTTGTATGGACGGTTTTCTCAGGGGGCTGTGGTATGCATAACAATGATATGACCCAACATAACTCTCCTTCACTTATACACCATAAACACTCTtatacgcgcacacacacacacacacacacacacacacacacacacacacacacacacacacacacacacacacacacacacacacacacacaatgcagttAAACACACTAAATGTGGAAAGTCCATTCAAACATGCAAATGAATGAACCTGTTTTTCAAACTCTACAAACTGAGTTTCAAAGGCCAACAGGGAAATCAGCCACATTTGatgcaaaaatgtatatttgctgCACTTTCAATGTATCCAAAAGAAAATCTGCACTGAAATCAAATACATTCTTATTGATTTCTCATTAAAACAGATGGCTGATGCTAGCTTGATACAAATGTCTTCTATGTTTACTTTCAGAAACAGTTCCGGCAATTCTTCCATTTGCAGTGTCATTTCCTGTGGTTTGATGATGATGTTAAAGAGGGTTACTCTTGCTTGAATTGGCTCCCTTGTTGTAGCGAACAATCAAAGCAGTGGAGTTTGCCAACAGTCACAGCAGATCTCCTAGAGGTTAATTCTCACTAATATCCCGTCTTTGCCTTGATCTTGCTCTCTGTGCATGAGCAGCCCCTCATTCCTCTCATGATTAGGCTGAGTTCCCTGTGGAGGGACAACGGTTTCAGCcaagcacagaaaaaaaatatgctaTCAACatccacattttaaaatatctataatatatatatatatatatttatatacacgtcATTTGTAGTTCCACTTTTCTTGCAGTTTAACTTTTTTAACTGGTTTATATGTGGACTTTGAACTTTTTTCAGTGTCTTGTAAATAAACCCACACGTAGCTCCTGAGTTACTTTGATTGAGTTATGGTTGCATACTGATTAGATAAGTACTAATTCAGTAACCTAATTCTTCACCTAATTACATTTCCATCACTCCAAAGAGGAAACGTCGCAGACATACCACCATTAATGAACAAACATAACATGAAGTCTCTCTGTGGGAGTTTGCAGAGGTGGATGCACTTCTGTACTGTCTGCTCTTGTGGAGTCGATATGAAGATGTGACAGCAACCGGGCCTTGTGTTGCCCCAAGCTCTGTAGACTGGAGCAAGGCCAAGTGTTCACATTCCTCCCACTGTTTCCCTGCTGTACAAGCTTTAGAAACAGACTGGGCACTGGTTTGAGATCAGTTTGCTGTGGTACAACAGGGCGTAGCAGCCAAAAGGgcagtatagagagagagagagagagagagagctttcacACACCCTTCACTCAAACAACATTTCCCCACCTCTCTTTTTCTCTACCTCGTTCACTTTTGTGTGCTGGAACAAGGGCAGAGACGCTCCAGACggatttttacaaaaacattaaattgcCACAGAATATAGTTTTCCTTTCAGCCCAACCAAAAGAAGAGTTGTTTGGTCACAAGGATTCATCCGACAAGCATGACTTCACCTGTGACAGATTCATTTCCTCTCCAGGAATGAGACCTGTAGCACTGACTTCAAGAGGAACCAAAGACAGTAACAAGGACTTTTTAGAGCTCTTTTAGGAAATGATGGGCTTGTTGTCACTGGACTGGAATGGTCTTCTGGTGATGGTCGCTGTTTTTGGGATGTACCAGTTTGCAGAAGGCGGATGCTCAGGAAGGTGCTGTCAAGGTACAGATTTCACCTGTGTCACTACTGACTGGAGGATGGACCGTGTCTATGGGACGTGTTATTGTGATGAGAGGTGTTTAAAGACTAAAGACTGCTGCTTTGACTACCCAACAGAGTGTCCAGGTATGTGGTACAGGAATATTTTGGCAGACGACTAAGCATTTTATTTCTAGTACACATTTACcaacacatattttaaatgatagaTTTTATACATCAGTTAATGTAGTTCATTTAAATAGTACTGTGGTAGTAATGTAGTCTTTCagtgaaaggaatagttcaacataaaatgaaaattggttgaaaatgtagtcatcctcaggccatccaagatctacatgactttgtttcttcattggaacagatttggagaaatttagcattactcttgctcaccaatgaatcctttgcagtgaatgtgtgccgtcagaatgagtccaaacagctgattaaaacatcacaataatccacaccttgtgaagtgtttgtaataaacaaattcagaatcctctatccataatattggtttctccattgaaaaagttggctcatctgaatcaggagacaaatatgcacagatcaagcaccgttttaTGTGAAAACAGtcgaaaacagttctaaacaaatatgtcagtggattttaatgtgagaggacaacagaggatAGACTTTTCAATGGAGGAAACGTTGTTATGGATTATGGCCAGAAGCGacagtttaaatgaaaaatgccttaacaaaagatatatatatttttttcaaaaacacacagtttttcacttcacaagacattaattgattaaATGGCATGTGGagcaatttatatttaaataaatttaaaagcaGTCAGCATCATAGCATTCATACTGTAGCAATGCATAAGCagtcaaatacaaaaatactgagCATAACAGAATTCAATTCTGTCATGTATCCTATACAGATCTGCCATCTGTTTTTACACCGAGCTTTCAAATCTACACTCATTGTTAATGTAGTGTCAGTCCAAAACTGATGTAGGCCTGAGTCATTTTCATTCTTTATAGCACTAATAATTCAAAAAAGTAGTTTGCCATGTCACAACTTGACACAagcattgtattaatatttatataccagtggttctcaacctttatGACTCAAAGTcataaatgatatttaaaaaaaattctcaaaataccaaaatattttagagcttgagGAGGAAAGTGTATAGTCATAAATGGGTTGTGTTATATATCTATAATgtataaagactgtatttatttaaatgttttttccagttccagaaataacttttttttttatttacaacaaaatatagatttttcacacacacacacaaaaagatttGTTATTGtaatgttaataattaaaataatatatatcttGTTGCATACATATGTTGAGGATCCCTTGGAGGTTTGCTAGGGCATAGTGGGCCCCCACTGGTTTGAACTACTGATTACCATAAATCTGTCCAAAATGTGATCTTGGTCCCGTTTCTCTCCTGTGGGTTGTGTTTTTAGCTCAGTCGTGTGTAGTGAGTGAGTGGAGTCACTGGAGTGGGTGCGCACAACCCTGCCAGCCCTCATTCCGGGTCCGGAGACGGAGCGTTCAGAGACTGCCCCAAAACAGCGGACAGGCCTGTCCGAGGCTGGAGGAACAGGCCGGATGCATGCAGTATCAGGACCGCAAGGGACAGTTTTGCACTTCTGTGCAAGGTCTGAGTCAACATAGGTTATATTTTATGCCCAAATGCAGAACAGATGTTCAACATTGTAATCATTCCAAAGTTTTCCATAGAcaacatatttgtatttttttaatttatatttgtaagAGCTCTTGTGAAAATCAAAGTacttctttcagaataatatatttttaaagaatacttAAGTGAAAACGGAATGTAATTTTTCAGACATTCAGTTGCATGTTAttaacaattaaatgaaaatgtattatagtttacatttatattaaatgcaatttgcTGAACTTTTCGTAACTTTTAAGTAGgacttaaatacatatttaaatgtaaattcataATTCTATCGTCTTTGTATAATGGTTAAAGTCTGCTTCCGAATGTAGTCAAACATTTATAGTAAACGAAAACATACTTTAAAGCAACTTCTATTAAAATTGTGCGTCATGTATTTAATGCaattgtaattatacatttgtgatgaagttgcaatttttggttacttaattttaaactgtccttattacagtgtaattaaacatttaagtgaGAAACCCACTGTATGATTAGTGTTTGGCTTAGAGttaattgcatgtaattatgcataatttattattataagatGTAATGTGTAACGAGGACACCGtagaataaagtgttacccaattcATCCATGTAGCAGCCTTTCAAAAAACAGTGGTTTTGCAGGTAGGTTAGTAAACACATCAAAGTAAGTGTACATTGAAACATGATAAaagatgtaaataaaatgtataggAAATGTCTCTTTTAATCACATTAATATACTATCTGcaggtagtttttttttaaatatactttgtaATACTTGAAGTAGAAGTACTACAAATACATATTTCTCTTTCAGTACTGCTTTTAAAAATGTCCTGCCTTCTTGCTTACACTGGCAGATTAGAAAAAACACAgtacgtaaaaaaaaaaggaacttttaagtttaattataaatgtttaatacatttatacattttatttctacaagtatttttttattttatttgatggtcTAAAGTTGATCACTTAACTGTTTATTGGTGGAATCTCAACAGTGACTGTGTTGGATTTATTCCAGGAGCAGCATTTATAACAACAATGGAGTACAGCAAAGGCAGAACACATGATTTGTATGGGGCCCCAGTGGATGCTGGGTATGTATCACCGGAGATTAAACAGGCACAAAGACACTGTTCACGATGAGAATTAGTGATGAGGAGCCTGTTCACGCATTTCTTTAGTTTCGATTATAAAAACAGACTGTCACAATATTTAACTTCTtgtaactacaattttaaatgacctgattttatatttctatagTCAGAATAGGAACAGTGATATAACCTCACAATTAACACTTAAGTCACTTGATGATGGCGTGTGCTCCACAGTTTCTGTATGGAGTTCAAGATGGAGTCTCTGACAGCACAGTGCATGGTGGAGAACAGACCCTACACGCGCTGGATGCAGTACTTGAGGGAGGGCTACACCGTCTGTGTGGCCTGCCAGCCTCCGGCGATGAACAACCGCAGTCAGAGCTGCCAAGGAGATGGTAGCTTAGCTGAGAGGTAGTGTACCCATAATGCCACAGTGTTATTTTTTTAGAGAACCATAGCACATCATCTTGTGAGTTCAGATGATTTCATGctgaaaataaaacaacagaGTTCATGAGACATTTTGCAAAAGACtcttaaaattttaaaacattaaagggaaagtttacctaaaaaaaaatataaaaaaaacctccagggcatccaagatttttaactcaaaccgttgcagtctatcagtcttataatgtaagtggatgggaatcacagctaaaacttacaataaaaataaagactcTCCTGAGGGCATCCTCCTGTGCGCGTTCACAGCAACCGGTGCGTGAGGAATCGTTGTTGTCTTCCTTTATGGTGGATCACAGATTTATGTGATGTGGATCACAGCactaccgccacctatctctcaaatggaccattgacacaaTCTACAATCTCAATAAGGAGTTTCAATGGTCCACTTGATAGAAGATGACGCCTCACGCACCTGCTGCTAAGAACGCACTCAGGAGAGTTAGGacattgcatgaatcagaggAAAAACGGTatggttcagtttcttgcacagaccaattgttTTGTTTCTCTACACATCAATGTATCTCCACAAGCCACAggctttaatttggttttgtttgtgaatgttttttttgtgcatgtttcaGCGGTGATtaccatccacttacattataagaatgataaactgcaacggtttgag from Carassius carassius chromosome 35, fCarCar2.1, whole genome shotgun sequence encodes:
- the LOC132115700 gene encoding somatomedin-B and thrombospondin type-1 domain-containing protein; the encoded protein is MMGLLSLDWNGLLVMVAVFGMYQFAEGGCSGRCCQGTDFTCVTTDWRMDRVYGTCYCDERCLKTKDCCFDYPTECPAQSCVVSEWSHWSGCAQPCQPSFRVRRRSVQRLPQNSGQACPRLEEQAGCMQYQDRKGQFCTSVQGAAFITTMEYSKGRTHDLYGAPVDAGFCMEFKMESLTAQCMVENRPYTRWMQYLREGYTVCVACQPPAMNNRSQSCQGDGSLAERDELLHWQAVGSPRCRGTWRKVQRLQHCSCPLVHSFIFI